In one window of Scyliorhinus canicula chromosome 17, sScyCan1.1, whole genome shotgun sequence DNA:
- the LOC119952354 gene encoding zinc finger protein ZIC 1-like, which produces MAVPRYTGYSLSHLYPGDSQGDLSLGPPHLGHSLKLSPPHTVCSDCPDSAVTPCVSYPAPYHSYSGFRGHSVAGSRNQHPAASMPSISDQHSATSCHHGLLLSPTRRYPERGSQAEIGEHPFTPSLCGQSFGSPSSTRAAGALGSAAEPIGRSRHYSQGTASRSDHYVKSLLQSYNPINLNVSQGGAGSFFRYLKQPIKRELICSWIDQEGTGRSCCSQSFGTMQQLVTHLTVQHIGGTEGLIHVCYWDKCPREGKAFKAKYKLINHVRVHTGEKPFPCPFPGCQKVFARSENLKIHKRTHTGEKPFKCEFEGCDRRFANSSDRKKHSHVHTSDKPYICKMKECDKSYTHPSSLRKHMKMHCKPSLSLSYQHETFTGISYCDTESDLSPGALMSSRPNAPSCPSHSNRPEDESIVPPPFKLAALSPSSPQNRLDPSIITRAGMSLAPLSTARAEGRMVPMPAGRSALPSAQFVSNRPEVRPNPPPEAKPGAPISQLPSSLGEFSLAAAPTEPRLDPLSLIRPPGAAPCAWPGARVNGLTWNSLAPIRLLPAPSQRPQGGFNPLPRNRLPTTSRPSPPSRAGVGQLPPPSRTPAAPGALLNAWYTCHRRYSSNFSRALSHTCPAGEQEEQSAKVKKFTEN; this is translated from the exons ATGGCCGTGCCTAGATACACTGGCTATTCTCTCTCACATCTTTACCCTGGGGACAGTCAGGGTGACCTCAGCCTGGGCCCCCCACACTTGGGCCACTCTTTAAAACTCAGCCCCCCGCACACTGTGTGCTCAGACTGCCCCGACAGTGCAGTCACGCCCTGTGTGAGTTACCCAGCCCCCTATCACTCCTATTCCGGCTTCCGTGGCCACAGTGTAGCAGGCAGCAGGAACCAGCATCCAGCAGCCTCCATGCCCAGCATTTCCGATCAGCACTCTGCCACTAGCTGCCACCATGGCCTGCTCCTGTCACCCACAAGGAGGTACCCTGAACGGGGCAGCCAGGCTGAAATTGGAGAGCACCCCTTCACCCCCAGTCTGTGTGGGCAAAGCTTTGGAAGCCCCTCGTCCACCCGGGCTGCCGGTGCCCTGGGTTCAGCGGCAGAGCCCATTGGCAGGTCACGCCACTATAGCCAAGGGACCGCCTCAAGGAGCGATCATTATGTGAAATCTTTACTTCAAAGTTACAACCCGATTAATCTCAACGTCAGCCAGGGCGGGGCAGGCTCGTTTTTTCGGTATTTGAAACAACCCATCAAGCGGGAGTTAATCTGCTCGTGGATTGACCAGGAAGGGACAGGCAGGAGCTGCTGTTCCCAGAGCTTCGGCACCATGCAGCAGCTAGTGACACACCTCACCGTGCAGCACATTGGGGGCACAGAGGGGCTCATTCATGTCTGTTACTGGGACAAATGTCCACGGGAAGGCAAAGCTTTCAAAGCCAAGTACAAACTGATCAACCACGTCCGAGTACACACCGGAGAGAAACCGTTCCCGTGTCCATTCCCCGGCTGTCAGAAAGTGTTTGCCAGATCCGAAAACTTGAAGATACACAAGCGAACGCACACAG GTGAAAAGCCTTTCAAGTGCGAATTCGAGGGATGTGACAGAAGATTTGCAAACAGCAGCGACCGGAAGAAGCACTCTCATGTTCACACTAGTGACAAACCCTATATCTGTAAAATGAAAGAGTGTGACAAATCCTACACCCACCCCAGCTCCCTCCGGAAACACATGAAAATGCATTGCAAACCCAGCCTCTCACTCAGCTACCAACACGAAACTTTTACTGGAATATCATACtgtgacacagagagtgacctttCTCCAGGAGCCCTCATGTCAAGCAGGCCCAATGCTCCATCCTGTCCCTCACACTCGAACCGACCTGAGGATGAAAGCATTGTGCCGCCTCCCTTCAAACTGGCTGCATTGTCCCCCTCCAGTCCACAGAATAGATTGGACCCTTCCATTATAACAAGAGCTGGCATGTCCTTAGCTCCCTTATCCACAGCCAGGGCCGAGGGAAGAATGGTTCCCATGCCAGCGGGGAGGTCTGCACTTCCCTCCGCCCAATTCGTTTCCAATCGACCCGAAGTGAGACCCAATCCTCCGCCTGAAGCCAAACCCGGAGCTCCTATCAGCCAATTGCCGAGCAGCCTGGGCGAATTCAGCCTGGCTGCGGCTCCCACTGAGCCCAGGCTCGATCCACTCTCTCTAATCCGACCTCCCGGTGCAGCTCCCTGTGCCTGGCCAGGGGCCAGAGTGAACGGCCTAACTTGGAACTCGCTGGCACCCATCCGCCTTCTGCCAGCGCCCTCACAGCGGCCCCAAGGCGGGTTCAACCCCTTACCCAGAAACCGGCTGCCCACAACTTCGCGCCCATCGCCTCCCAGCAGAGCCGGAGTGGGACAGCTCCCTCCCCCGTCCAGGACACCTGCTGCTCCCGGGGCGCTTCTCAATGCATGGTACACCTGTCACAGGAGGTACAGCAGTAACTTCTCCAGAGCTCTGAGCCACACCTGTCCCGCTGGAGAACAGGAGGAGCAGAGTGCTAAAGTGAAGAAGTTCACAGAGAACTGA